A genomic segment from Malus domestica chromosome 05, GDT2T_hap1 encodes:
- the LOC103429268 gene encoding glucan endo-1,3-beta-glucosidase 1-like, which yields MRKQQSSSSSPMAVTKFLSLSTLLFFFVFASKATSSPPTFKTTKLQNQDQEKEPFVGVNIGTDVSNLLSPSDLVSFLQLQQINHVRLYDADPDILKALSKTKIRVVISVPNNQLLAIGSSNTTAASWVGRNVVAYYPQTLITGIAVGDEVLTTVPSSAPLLLPAIQSLYSALVAANLHTHVKISTPHAASIILDPFPPSQAFFNQSLTQIVLPLLQFLSKTGSPLMMNLYPYYVFMQNKGVVPLDNALFKPLTPSKEMVDPNTLLHYTNVLDAMIDAAYFSMKNLNITDVTVLVSESGWPSKGDSKEPYATIDNADTYNSNLIKHVLDRSGTPLHPEITSDVYIYELFNEDLRSPPVSEANWGLFYGNSSAVYLLHVSGSGSFLANDTTNQTYCIAMDGMDGKSLQAALDWACGPGRANCSEIQPGEDCYSPNNVKSHASYAFDSYYQKQGRAAGSCDFNGVATITTTDPSHGSCIFPGSKKVSNKTRQTVNSTHSSSGVDRLRFVAFGSSRISAISEKLSVFFVVIFYSLLFFPFVTPC from the exons ATGAGGAAGCAGCAAAGCTCAAGCTCCTCTCCAATGGCGGTCACTAAGTTTCTCTCACTCTCaaccctcctcttcttcttcgtctttgCATCCAAAG CCACATCTTCTCCACCGACATTCAAAACCACCAAGCTGCAAAATCAGGACCAAGAAAAAGAGCCGTTCGTCGGAGTGAACATTGGCACCGACGTTTCGAATCTTCTGTCTCCGTCGGACCTCGTTTCGTTTCTGCAACTCCAGCAGATCAACCACGTCCGCCTCTACGATGCCGATCCGGACATCCTCAAAGCCCTGTCCAAAACCAAGATCCGGGTCGTCATCAGCGTCCCCAACAACCAGCTCCTCGCCATCGGCTCTTCCAACACCACCGCCGCTTCCTGGGTCGGCCGAAACGTCGTCGCTTACTACCCCCAAACCCTCATCACTGGCATTGCGGTCGGCGACGAGGTGTTAACCACCGTGCCTTCTTCAGCTCCTCTGCTTCTTCCGGCAATTCAGTCGCTTTACAGTGCTTTAGTGGCTGCAAATTTACACACCCATGTGAAAATTTCGACCCCTCACGCCGCTTCGATAATTCTCGATCCGTTTCCGCCGTCACAGGCGTTCTTCAACCAAAGCTTAACCCAAATTGTTCTCCCATTGCTTCAGTTCTTGTCGAAAACCGGGTCGCCGCTGATGATGAATCTCTATCCTTACTATGTGTTTATGCAGAACAAAGGTGTGGTGCCTCTTGACAATGCGCTTTTCAAGCCTCTTACGCCGTCGAAAGAGATGGTGGATCCCAATACTTTGCTACATTATACTAATGTGCTGGATGCCATGATTGATGCTGCTTATTTTTCCATGAAAAACCTTAATATTACTGATGTGACGGTTCTTGTTTCGGAGAGCGGATGGCCTTCGAAGGGGGATTCTAAAGAGCCTTATGCTACTATCGACAATGCAGATACATACAATTCAAATCTTATCAAGCATGTTTTGGATCGTAGTGGAACCCCTTTGCACCCTGAGATTACTTCAGATGTGTACATTTATGAATTGTTCAATGAGGATTTGAGGTCTCCGCCAGTGTCCGAGGCCAATTGGGGCCTGTTTTATGGGAATTCGAGTGCGGTGTATTTGCTTCACGTATCAGGGAGTGGGTCTTTTTTGGCTAATGACACAACAAACCAGACATACTGCATTGCCATGGATGGGATGGATGGAAAGAGTTTGCAGGCTGCATTGGATTGGGCATGTGGACCTGGGCGGGCAAATTGCTCGGAGATTCAGCCGGGGGAGGATTGTTACTCTCCGAATAATGTGAAAAGCCATGCTTCATATGCATTTGATAGCTATTACCAGAAGCAAGGGAGGGCTGCCGGGTCTTGTGACTTCAATGGCGTAGCCACCATTACCACCACTGACCCAA GTCACGGGAGCTGTATATTTCCCGGAAG TAAGAAGGTGAGCAACAAGACGAGGCAGACGGTGAACTCGACACATTCCAGTAGCGGAGTAGACAGATTAAGATTTGTTGCCTTCGGCAGCAGCAGAATAAGTGCCATCAGCGAGAAGTTATCCGTATTTTTTGTTGTAATCTTCTACAGTTTGTTATTCTTTCCTTTTGTGACTCCATGCTGA